A single Vulpes vulpes isolate BD-2025 chromosome 16, VulVul3, whole genome shotgun sequence DNA region contains:
- the PRR5 gene encoding proline-rich protein 5 isoform X1, producing the protein MSSPSLSDLGKREPAAAGADERGTQQRRACANATWNSIHNGVIAVFQRKGLPDQELFSLNEGVRQLLKTELGSFFTEYLQNQLLTKGMVILRDKIRFYEGQKLLDSLAETWDFFFSDVLPTLQAIFYPVQGKEPSVRQLALLHFRNTITLSVKLEDALARTHARVPPAIVQMLLVLQGVHESRGVTKDYLRLETLIQKVVSPYLGTYGLYSSEGPFTHSCILEKHFLRRSRSGDVLAKNPVVRSKSYNTPLLNPVAEHEAEGAAAGGPGIRRHSVSEMTSCPEPQGFSDSPGQGPAGAFRPSPVPQSGPCPSRLYPPSQPPEPGPGAAHGSPPSSSPENLVDQILESVDSDSEGIFIDFGRARGSGASEFEGAGGRQSIV; encoded by the exons ATGAGTTCGCCCAGCCTCAGTGACCTGGGCAAGAGAGAGCCGGCCGCCGCCGGCGCGGACGAGCGGGGCACGCAGCAGCGCCGGGCCTGCGCCAACGCCACCTGGAACAG CATCCACAACGGGGTCATCGCTGTCTTCCAGCGCAAGGGGCTGCCTGACCAGGAGCTCTTCAGCCTCAACGAAGGTGTCCG GCAGCTGCTGAAGACAGAGCTGGGGTCTTTCTTCACGGAGTACCTGCAG AACCAGCTGCTGACGAAAGGCATGGTGATTCTGCGGGACAAGATCCGCTTCTATGAGG GACAGAAACTGCTGGACTCGCTGGCAGAGACCTGGGATTTTTTCTTCAGTGACGTGCTGCCCACGCTGCAGGCCATCTTCTACCCGGTGCAG GGCAAGGAGCCGTCAGTGCGCCAGCTGGCCCTGCTGCACTTCCGGAACACCATCACCCTGAGCGTGAAGCTGGAGGACGCGCTGGCCCGCACCCACGCCCGCGTGCCCCCCGCCATCGTCcagatgctgctggtgctgcag GGGGTGCACGAGTCCCGGGGTGTGACCAAGGACTACTTGCGGCTGGAGACGCTGATCCAGAAGGTGGTGTCACCCTACCTGGGCACCTACGGCCTCTACTCCAGCGAGGGCCCCTTCACACATTCCTGCATCCTGG AGAAGCACTTCCTGCGCCGCTCCCGCTCAGGGGACGTTCTGGCCAAGAACCCCGTGGTGCGCTCCAAGAGCTACAACACCCCGCTGCTGAACCCCGTGGCGGAGCACGAGGCTGAGGGTGCAGCAGCCGGTGGCCCTGGTATCCGCAGGCACTCGGTCTCGGAGATGACGTCCTGCCCCGAGCCCCAGGGCTTCTCTGACtcgcctggccagggccccgccGGGGCCTTCAGACCATCTCCAGTGCCCCAGTCGGGGCCGTGCCCCAGCAGACTGTACCCCCCCAGCCAGCCCCCCGAGCCTGGCCCAGGCGCGGCCCACGGCTCCCCGCCCTCCTCTAGTCCAGAAAACCTGGTGGACCAGATCCTGGAATCCGTGGACTCGGATTCGGAAGGAATCTTCATTGACTTTGGCCGGGCCCGTGGCTCTGGCGCATCGGAGTTCGAGGGGGCTGGGGGTCGGCAGAGCATTGTGTGA
- the PRR5 gene encoding proline-rich protein 5 isoform X3: MTTSQPGRICKDPVSKQGHEHRLKFMSSPSLSDLGKREPAAAGADERGTQQRRACANATWNSIHNGVIAVFQRKGLPDQELFSLNEGVRQLLKTELGSFFTEYLQNQLLTKGMVILRDKIRFYEGQKLLDSLAETWDFFFSDVLPTLQAIFYPVQGKEPSVRQLALLHFRNTITLSVKLEDALARTHARVPPAIVQMLLVLQGVHESRGVTKDYLRLETLIQKVVSPYLGTYGLYSSEGPFTHSCILEKHFLRRSRSGDVLAKNPVVRSKSYNTPLLNPVAEHEAEGAAAGGPGIRRHSVSEMTSCPEPQGFSDSPGQGPAGAFRPSPVPQSGPCPSRLYPPSQPPEPGPGAAHGSPPSSSPENLVDQILESVDSDSEGIFIDFGRARGSGASEFEGAGGRQSIV, encoded by the exons GTTGAAGTTCATGAGTTCGCCCAGCCTCAGTGACCTGGGCAAGAGAGAGCCGGCCGCCGCCGGCGCGGACGAGCGGGGCACGCAGCAGCGCCGGGCCTGCGCCAACGCCACCTGGAACAG CATCCACAACGGGGTCATCGCTGTCTTCCAGCGCAAGGGGCTGCCTGACCAGGAGCTCTTCAGCCTCAACGAAGGTGTCCG GCAGCTGCTGAAGACAGAGCTGGGGTCTTTCTTCACGGAGTACCTGCAG AACCAGCTGCTGACGAAAGGCATGGTGATTCTGCGGGACAAGATCCGCTTCTATGAGG GACAGAAACTGCTGGACTCGCTGGCAGAGACCTGGGATTTTTTCTTCAGTGACGTGCTGCCCACGCTGCAGGCCATCTTCTACCCGGTGCAG GGCAAGGAGCCGTCAGTGCGCCAGCTGGCCCTGCTGCACTTCCGGAACACCATCACCCTGAGCGTGAAGCTGGAGGACGCGCTGGCCCGCACCCACGCCCGCGTGCCCCCCGCCATCGTCcagatgctgctggtgctgcag GGGGTGCACGAGTCCCGGGGTGTGACCAAGGACTACTTGCGGCTGGAGACGCTGATCCAGAAGGTGGTGTCACCCTACCTGGGCACCTACGGCCTCTACTCCAGCGAGGGCCCCTTCACACATTCCTGCATCCTGG AGAAGCACTTCCTGCGCCGCTCCCGCTCAGGGGACGTTCTGGCCAAGAACCCCGTGGTGCGCTCCAAGAGCTACAACACCCCGCTGCTGAACCCCGTGGCGGAGCACGAGGCTGAGGGTGCAGCAGCCGGTGGCCCTGGTATCCGCAGGCACTCGGTCTCGGAGATGACGTCCTGCCCCGAGCCCCAGGGCTTCTCTGACtcgcctggccagggccccgccGGGGCCTTCAGACCATCTCCAGTGCCCCAGTCGGGGCCGTGCCCCAGCAGACTGTACCCCCCCAGCCAGCCCCCCGAGCCTGGCCCAGGCGCGGCCCACGGCTCCCCGCCCTCCTCTAGTCCAGAAAACCTGGTGGACCAGATCCTGGAATCCGTGGACTCGGATTCGGAAGGAATCTTCATTGACTTTGGCCGGGCCCGTGGCTCTGGCGCATCGGAGTTCGAGGGGGCTGGGGGTCGGCAGAGCATTGTGTGA
- the PRR5 gene encoding proline-rich protein 5 isoform X2, with amino-acid sequence MSSPSLSDLGKREPAAAGADERGTQQRRACANATWNSIHNGVIAVFQRKGLPDQELFSLNEGVRQLLKTELGSFFTEYLQNQLLTKGMVILRDKIRFYEGQKLLDSLAETWDFFFSDVLPTLQAIFYPVQGGGRGTLSAGQGAVSAPAGPAALPEHHHPEREAGGRAGPHPRPRAPRHRPDAAGAAGGARVPGCDQGLLAAGDADPEEKHFLRRSRSGDVLAKNPVVRSKSYNTPLLNPVAEHEAEGAAAGGPGIRRHSVSEMTSCPEPQGFSDSPGQGPAGAFRPSPVPQSGPCPSRLYPPSQPPEPGPGAAHGSPPSSSPENLVDQILESVDSDSEGIFIDFGRARGSGASEFEGAGGRQSIV; translated from the exons ATGAGTTCGCCCAGCCTCAGTGACCTGGGCAAGAGAGAGCCGGCCGCCGCCGGCGCGGACGAGCGGGGCACGCAGCAGCGCCGGGCCTGCGCCAACGCCACCTGGAACAG CATCCACAACGGGGTCATCGCTGTCTTCCAGCGCAAGGGGCTGCCTGACCAGGAGCTCTTCAGCCTCAACGAAGGTGTCCG GCAGCTGCTGAAGACAGAGCTGGGGTCTTTCTTCACGGAGTACCTGCAG AACCAGCTGCTGACGAAAGGCATGGTGATTCTGCGGGACAAGATCCGCTTCTATGAGG GACAGAAACTGCTGGACTCGCTGGCAGAGACCTGGGATTTTTTCTTCAGTGACGTGCTGCCCACGCTGCAGGCCATCTTCTACCCGGTGCAG GGCGGGGGACGCGGCACTCTGTCTGCAGGGCAAGGAGCCGTCAGTGCGCCAGCTGGCCCTGCTGCACTTCCGGAACACCATCACCCTGAGCGTGAAGCTGGAGGACGCGCTGGCCCGCACCCACGCCCGCGTGCCCCCCGCCATCGTCcagatgctgctggtgctgcag GGGGTGCACGAGTCCCGGGGTGTGACCAAGGACTACTTGCGGCTGGAGACGCTGATCCAGAAG AGAAGCACTTCCTGCGCCGCTCCCGCTCAGGGGACGTTCTGGCCAAGAACCCCGTGGTGCGCTCCAAGAGCTACAACACCCCGCTGCTGAACCCCGTGGCGGAGCACGAGGCTGAGGGTGCAGCAGCCGGTGGCCCTGGTATCCGCAGGCACTCGGTCTCGGAGATGACGTCCTGCCCCGAGCCCCAGGGCTTCTCTGACtcgcctggccagggccccgccGGGGCCTTCAGACCATCTCCAGTGCCCCAGTCGGGGCCGTGCCCCAGCAGACTGTACCCCCCCAGCCAGCCCCCCGAGCCTGGCCCAGGCGCGGCCCACGGCTCCCCGCCCTCCTCTAGTCCAGAAAACCTGGTGGACCAGATCCTGGAATCCGTGGACTCGGATTCGGAAGGAATCTTCATTGACTTTGGCCGGGCCCGTGGCTCTGGCGCATCGGAGTTCGAGGGGGCTGGGGGTCGGCAGAGCATTGTGTGA